A part of Aspergillus flavus chromosome 1, complete sequence genomic DNA contains:
- a CDS encoding carboxylesterase encodes MGVIWDLLERAACLAVTAVALLEGRAGATFQGTPSVLTEQGLVKGFVENGTNVFLGIPFAQSTAGENRWKAPQSLGKSATAEFDATSYGPSCAQAMSGSAIVAQGEDCLNLNIWTPQNGSNLPVFVYIYGGAMVTGGNSNAQWQGYNFARKDVIYVNVNYRESIYASPYAPELEGQSQNFGILDVEMALQWVYDNIRGFGGDKTRIVLGGHSSGAVHVDHYLWNHPETFLAGAIEMSANAESGPAIAPAGVALTQVAQDIEAAGVTLSCDSSNPTLDCLREVDVYSIQTSYFNSTSNTWFSPIVDNITRFSDYKSRFAAGNYPKSLPLIVGNSDQEGKLFGMVYSSENTNFSQWINTFDADMAHVPDDELLAAYNASDYETVSLMSGASYGDARFFCPTDYLIDVRANEQPTWVYRWFGDYDNVIGIPGIGASHGSEVPFFHGGNECFSKLTDVTEAEQALADYMNNWFVAWIKNPSAGPGWDQAKPTNGPLAKLGVPGNELAIEIGSTGDYNARCQSVFNPNIPKYPVVQNPVTLAESS; translated from the exons ATGGGCGTCATCTGGGATCTTCTTGAGCGGGCAGCCTGCCTTGCTGTCACTGCTGTCGCTCTTTTGGAGGGCCGCGCTGGTGCCACTTTCCAAGGCACGCCCTCGGTCTTGACCGAGCAAGGTCTTGTCAAGGGATTTGTGGAGAACGGCACCAATGTTTTCCTGGGAATCCCTTTTGCGCAGTCGACTGCTGGTGAGAATCGGTGGAAGGCTCCTCAGAGCTTGGGCAAGTCCGCCACGGCTGAATTCGATGCGACCTCCTATGGCCCTTCCTGTGCGCAGGCTATGTCCGGCAGCGCCATCGTTGCTCAGGGCGAGGACTGCTTGAACCTGAAT ATCTGGACCCCTCAGAATGGCTCTAACCTTCCC GTCTTTGTCTACATCTATGGCGGTGCAATGGTTACTGGTGGCAACAGCAATGCTCAGTGGCAAGGATACAACTTCGCTCGCAAGGATGTGATCTACGTGAACGTTAACTACCGTGAGAGCATTTATGCTTCTCCCTACGCTCCCGAGCTCGAAGGCCAATCGCAGAACTTTGGCATTCTCGATGTCGAGATGGCCTTGCAGTGGGTTTACGACAACATCAGAG GATTTGGTGGCGATAAGACCCGCATTGTTTTAGGTGGTCACTCCTCCGGCGCTGTTCAT GTTGATCATTACTTGTGGAATCATCCCGAGACATTCCTGGCGGGTGCGATCGAAATGTCCGCCAATGCCGAGTCGGGGCCCGCCATCGCCCCTGCCGGCGTCGCCTTGACTCAAGTGGCTCAGGACATTGAAGCCGCCGGTGTTACACTCAGCTGTGACTCCAGCAACCCTACCCTGGATTGTCTTCGTGAAGTGGATGTGTACTCGATCCAGACGTCCTACTTCAATTCGACCTCCAACACCTGGTTCTCTCCGATCGTGGACAACATCACCCGCTTCTCTGACTACAAGTCGCGCTTCGCGGCTGGCAACTACCCCAAGTCGCTTCCCTTGATCGTCGGCAACTCCGACCAGGAGGGCAAGCTCTTCGGTATGGTTTACTCCAGTGAGAACACCAATTTCTCCCAATGGATTAACACCTTCGATGCCGACATGGCTCACGTGCCTGATGACGAGCTCCTGGCCGCCTACAACGCCTCGGACTATGAAACGGTGTCCCTCATGAGCGGTGCCTCGTACGGAGACGCTCGATTCTTCTGTCCCACTGACTACTTGATCGACGTCCGTGCGAACGAGCAGCCTACCTGGGTGTACCGTTGGTTCGGTGACTACGACAACGTCATTGGCATCCCAGGAATCGGCGCATCGCACGGAAGCGAAGTGCCATTCTTCCACGGAGGCAATGAGTGTTTCTCGAAACTGACCGACGTTACAGAGGCGGAGCAGGCGTTGGCTGATTACATGAATAACTGGTTTGTTGCCTGGATCAAGAACCCCAGCGCTGGACCGGGCTGGGACCAAGCCAAGCCCACCAACGGACCCTTGGCGAAGCTCGGAGTTCCTGGCAACGAGCTGGCCATTGAAATCGGAAGTACCGGCGATTACAACGCCCGGTGCCAGTCCGTGTTCAATCCCAACATCCCCAAGTACCCCGTGGTCCAGAACCCGGTCACCCTGGCCGAGTCCTCCTAA